A single window of Vigna radiata var. radiata cultivar VC1973A chromosome 4, Vradiata_ver6, whole genome shotgun sequence DNA harbors:
- the LOC106758616 gene encoding DNA repair protein RAD51 homolog 2 isoform X1 encodes MANKLINQMGLPKSIANIFTARNIITAKDALSHTEFELMELLDVGKEEVTSAMAHVSEVVCPPCQTALLLLEQRVRNETLAGHLPTRLKGLDEALCGGIPFGVLTELVGPAGIGKTQFCLKLSLLASLPASCGGLDGRVIYIDIESKFRSKRLIEIGINSFPEIFLKKGMAQEMAGRIMILRPTSLSEFAESLYQIKVSLLQKQVKLLIIDSMAALVLGEHECGTTRQQALGWHVSFIKSLAEFSRIPVVLTNQVRSQSGDESRIYSFQAQSRSIIKDNPATYDSHLVAALGINWAHAVTIRLVLEARSGQRFIKLAKSPISPPLAFPFKITSSGVVLLDDDGIEMKGPEINTIQCQVEVFTCLFPSVMKNMRAEMLCLISKGSNYTSPPLFLC; translated from the exons ATGGCGAACAAGCTCATCAACCAGATGGGATTGCCCAAATCCATAGCCAATATCTTCACTGCTCGCAACATCATCACCGCCAAG GATGCATTGTCTCACACTGAATTTGAGTTGATGGAGTTGTTGGACGTTGGGAAGGAAGAAGTAACATCCGCAATGGCGCATGTTAGCGAAGTCGTGTGTCCACCGTGTCAAACT GCGTTACTACTGCTGGAGCAGCGAGTACGCAACGAGACTTTGGCCGGTCATCTTCCCACTCGTTTGAAAGGTTTGGATGAAGCCTTGTGCGGCGGTATACCTTTTGGTGTTTTGACAGAGTTGGTTGGTCCAGCAGGAATTGGCAAAACACAG TTTTGCTTGAAGCTGTCACTGTTGGCTTCACTGCCGGCTAGTTGTGGAGGCTTAGATGGCCGTGTGatatatattgatattgaaTCCAAATTTAGGTCAAAAAG ATTGATAGAGATTGGAATAAACAGTTTTCCTGAAATATTTCTTAAGAAGGGAATGGCACAGGAG ATGGCTGGTAGAATCATGATTTTGCGTCCTACATCACTTTCTGAATTTGCTGAGAG TTTGTACCAGATCAAAGTATCACTCCTGCAGAAACAAGTGAAGTTGCTCATCATTGATAGTATGGCTGCTCTAGTATTAGG TGAGCATGAGTGTGGGACCACTAGACAACAAGCATTGGGTTGGCATGTTTCTTTTATCAA GTCACTTGCAGAATTTTCTCGAATTCCAGTTGTATTGACAAATCAAGTAAGATCTCAATCTGGTGATGAATCTCGCATATATTCCTTTCAAg CACAAAGCCGCTCGATAATAAAAGATAACCCTGCTACATATGATTCTCATCTGGTTGCTGCATTGGGAATTAACTGGGCTCATGCTGTGACCATCCGTCTTGTACTCGAAGCCAGATCAG GTCAAAGGTTTATTAAGTTGGCAAAATCTCCCATATCACCTCCTCTGGCTTTCCCTTTTAAGATAACTTCATCAGGTGTGGTTCTGCTGGATGATGATGGCATAGAAATGAAAGGGCCAGAAATAAACACTATTCAGTGCCAAG TTGAAGTCTTTACTTGCCTATTTCCAAGTGTAATGAAAAACATGAGAGCCGAAATGCTTTGTTTAATTTCGAAAGG TAGTAACTACACAAGTCCTCCTTTATTCCTTTGCTAA
- the LOC106758616 gene encoding DNA repair protein RAD51 homolog 2 isoform X2: protein MANKLINQMGLPKSIANIFTARNIITAKDALSHTEFELMELLDVGKEEVTSAMAHVSEVVCPPCQTALLLLEQRVRNETLAGHLPTRLKGLDEALCGGIPFGVLTELVGPAGIGKTQFCLKLSLLASLPASCGGLDGRVIYIDIESKFRSKRLIEIGINSFPEIFLKKGMAQEMAGRIMILRPTSLSEFAESLYQIKVSLLQKQVKLLIIDSMAALVLGEHECGTTRQQALGWHVSFIKSLAEFSRIPVVLTNQVRSQSGDESRIYSFQAQSRSIIKDNPATYDSHLVAALGINWAHAVTIRLVLEARSGQRFIKLAKSPISPPLAFPFKITSSGVVLLDDDGIEMKGPEINTIQCQVVTTQVLLYSFAKLGIRWVEPSWSM from the exons ATGGCGAACAAGCTCATCAACCAGATGGGATTGCCCAAATCCATAGCCAATATCTTCACTGCTCGCAACATCATCACCGCCAAG GATGCATTGTCTCACACTGAATTTGAGTTGATGGAGTTGTTGGACGTTGGGAAGGAAGAAGTAACATCCGCAATGGCGCATGTTAGCGAAGTCGTGTGTCCACCGTGTCAAACT GCGTTACTACTGCTGGAGCAGCGAGTACGCAACGAGACTTTGGCCGGTCATCTTCCCACTCGTTTGAAAGGTTTGGATGAAGCCTTGTGCGGCGGTATACCTTTTGGTGTTTTGACAGAGTTGGTTGGTCCAGCAGGAATTGGCAAAACACAG TTTTGCTTGAAGCTGTCACTGTTGGCTTCACTGCCGGCTAGTTGTGGAGGCTTAGATGGCCGTGTGatatatattgatattgaaTCCAAATTTAGGTCAAAAAG ATTGATAGAGATTGGAATAAACAGTTTTCCTGAAATATTTCTTAAGAAGGGAATGGCACAGGAG ATGGCTGGTAGAATCATGATTTTGCGTCCTACATCACTTTCTGAATTTGCTGAGAG TTTGTACCAGATCAAAGTATCACTCCTGCAGAAACAAGTGAAGTTGCTCATCATTGATAGTATGGCTGCTCTAGTATTAGG TGAGCATGAGTGTGGGACCACTAGACAACAAGCATTGGGTTGGCATGTTTCTTTTATCAA GTCACTTGCAGAATTTTCTCGAATTCCAGTTGTATTGACAAATCAAGTAAGATCTCAATCTGGTGATGAATCTCGCATATATTCCTTTCAAg CACAAAGCCGCTCGATAATAAAAGATAACCCTGCTACATATGATTCTCATCTGGTTGCTGCATTGGGAATTAACTGGGCTCATGCTGTGACCATCCGTCTTGTACTCGAAGCCAGATCAG GTCAAAGGTTTATTAAGTTGGCAAAATCTCCCATATCACCTCCTCTGGCTTTCCCTTTTAAGATAACTTCATCAGGTGTGGTTCTGCTGGATGATGATGGCATAGAAATGAAAGGGCCAGAAATAAACACTATTCAGTGCCAAG TAGTAACTACACAAGTCCTCCTTTATTCCTTTGCTAAACTCGGGATAAGATGGGTGGAGCCTAGTTGGAGTATGTAA
- the LOC106758616 gene encoding DNA repair protein RAD51 homolog 2 isoform X3, whose translation MANKLINQMGLPKSIANIFTARNIITAKDALSHTEFELMELLDVGKEEVTSAMAHVSEVVCPPCQTALLLLEQRVRNETLAGHLPTRLKGLDEALCGGIPFGVLTELVGPAGIGKTQFCLKLSLLASLPASCGGLDGRVIYIDIESKFRSKRLIEIGINSFPEIFLKKGMAQEMAGRIMILRPTSLSEFAESLYQIKVSLLQKQVKLLIIDSMAALVLGSLAEFSRIPVVLTNQVRSQSGDESRIYSFQAQSRSIIKDNPATYDSHLVAALGINWAHAVTIRLVLEARSGQRFIKLAKSPISPPLAFPFKITSSGVVLLDDDGIEMKGPEINTIQCQVEVFTCLFPSVMKNMRAEMLCLISKGSNYTSPPLFLC comes from the exons ATGGCGAACAAGCTCATCAACCAGATGGGATTGCCCAAATCCATAGCCAATATCTTCACTGCTCGCAACATCATCACCGCCAAG GATGCATTGTCTCACACTGAATTTGAGTTGATGGAGTTGTTGGACGTTGGGAAGGAAGAAGTAACATCCGCAATGGCGCATGTTAGCGAAGTCGTGTGTCCACCGTGTCAAACT GCGTTACTACTGCTGGAGCAGCGAGTACGCAACGAGACTTTGGCCGGTCATCTTCCCACTCGTTTGAAAGGTTTGGATGAAGCCTTGTGCGGCGGTATACCTTTTGGTGTTTTGACAGAGTTGGTTGGTCCAGCAGGAATTGGCAAAACACAG TTTTGCTTGAAGCTGTCACTGTTGGCTTCACTGCCGGCTAGTTGTGGAGGCTTAGATGGCCGTGTGatatatattgatattgaaTCCAAATTTAGGTCAAAAAG ATTGATAGAGATTGGAATAAACAGTTTTCCTGAAATATTTCTTAAGAAGGGAATGGCACAGGAG ATGGCTGGTAGAATCATGATTTTGCGTCCTACATCACTTTCTGAATTTGCTGAGAG TTTGTACCAGATCAAAGTATCACTCCTGCAGAAACAAGTGAAGTTGCTCATCATTGATAGTATGGCTGCTCTAGTATTAGG GTCACTTGCAGAATTTTCTCGAATTCCAGTTGTATTGACAAATCAAGTAAGATCTCAATCTGGTGATGAATCTCGCATATATTCCTTTCAAg CACAAAGCCGCTCGATAATAAAAGATAACCCTGCTACATATGATTCTCATCTGGTTGCTGCATTGGGAATTAACTGGGCTCATGCTGTGACCATCCGTCTTGTACTCGAAGCCAGATCAG GTCAAAGGTTTATTAAGTTGGCAAAATCTCCCATATCACCTCCTCTGGCTTTCCCTTTTAAGATAACTTCATCAGGTGTGGTTCTGCTGGATGATGATGGCATAGAAATGAAAGGGCCAGAAATAAACACTATTCAGTGCCAAG TTGAAGTCTTTACTTGCCTATTTCCAAGTGTAATGAAAAACATGAGAGCCGAAATGCTTTGTTTAATTTCGAAAGG TAGTAACTACACAAGTCCTCCTTTATTCCTTTGCTAA
- the LOC106758616 gene encoding DNA repair protein RAD51 homolog 2 isoform X4, with protein MANKLINQMGLPKSIANIFTARNIITAKDALSHTEFELMELLDVGKEEVTSAMAHVSEVVCPPCQTALLLLEQRVRNETLAGHLPTRLKGLDEALCGGIPFGVLTELVGPAGIGKTQFCLKLSLLASLPASCGGLDGRVIYIDIESKFRSKRLIEIGINSFPEIFLKKGMAQEMAGRIMILRPTSLSEFAESLYQIKVSLLQKQVKLLIIDSMAALVLGEHECGTTRQQALGWHVSFIKSLAEFSRIPVVLTNQVRSQSGDESRIYSFQAQSRSIIKDNPATYDSHLVAALGINWAHAVTIRLVLEARSGQRFIKLAKSPISPPLAFPFKITSSGVVLLDDDGIEMKGPEINTIQCQDFC; from the exons ATGGCGAACAAGCTCATCAACCAGATGGGATTGCCCAAATCCATAGCCAATATCTTCACTGCTCGCAACATCATCACCGCCAAG GATGCATTGTCTCACACTGAATTTGAGTTGATGGAGTTGTTGGACGTTGGGAAGGAAGAAGTAACATCCGCAATGGCGCATGTTAGCGAAGTCGTGTGTCCACCGTGTCAAACT GCGTTACTACTGCTGGAGCAGCGAGTACGCAACGAGACTTTGGCCGGTCATCTTCCCACTCGTTTGAAAGGTTTGGATGAAGCCTTGTGCGGCGGTATACCTTTTGGTGTTTTGACAGAGTTGGTTGGTCCAGCAGGAATTGGCAAAACACAG TTTTGCTTGAAGCTGTCACTGTTGGCTTCACTGCCGGCTAGTTGTGGAGGCTTAGATGGCCGTGTGatatatattgatattgaaTCCAAATTTAGGTCAAAAAG ATTGATAGAGATTGGAATAAACAGTTTTCCTGAAATATTTCTTAAGAAGGGAATGGCACAGGAG ATGGCTGGTAGAATCATGATTTTGCGTCCTACATCACTTTCTGAATTTGCTGAGAG TTTGTACCAGATCAAAGTATCACTCCTGCAGAAACAAGTGAAGTTGCTCATCATTGATAGTATGGCTGCTCTAGTATTAGG TGAGCATGAGTGTGGGACCACTAGACAACAAGCATTGGGTTGGCATGTTTCTTTTATCAA GTCACTTGCAGAATTTTCTCGAATTCCAGTTGTATTGACAAATCAAGTAAGATCTCAATCTGGTGATGAATCTCGCATATATTCCTTTCAAg CACAAAGCCGCTCGATAATAAAAGATAACCCTGCTACATATGATTCTCATCTGGTTGCTGCATTGGGAATTAACTGGGCTCATGCTGTGACCATCCGTCTTGTACTCGAAGCCAGATCAG GTCAAAGGTTTATTAAGTTGGCAAAATCTCCCATATCACCTCCTCTGGCTTTCCCTTTTAAGATAACTTCATCAGGTGTGGTTCTGCTGGATGATGATGGCATAGAAATGAAAGGGCCAGAAATAAACACTATTCAGTGCCAAG ACTTCTGTTGA